One part of the Roseomonas gilardii genome encodes these proteins:
- a CDS encoding ABC transporter substrate-binding protein: MNPVITRRGLAPLALGALAIASPGTRPAAAQGAKHFRLGLREDPDILDPTLARSLMGRVVFASLFDKLFDVDEKLEIVPQLATGHRWEDPRTLIIPLREGVKFHDGTAMDAEAVRYSLMRHLTMQGSFRRGEIGTMESVEVVDPKTVRIRLKEPSAAFLSQLTDRAGMVVSPKAAEAAGKDFGTKPVGTGPFRFVERVAQDRIVVERNPDYWDAKRIHLDRITYQVIVDSTVRVANLRSGTLDLVESVAPTDVKEVQGNRNLKVAATDGLGYWGITYNIGNGEQGRTPIGQDARVRKAFDLALDREAIIQVVYEGMFTPATQAVAPNSPYHIAGRKVPARDVARAKQLLKEAGVQAPLSVEIMVANNPEARQVAEVMQSMVSEAGFELKIKAVEFASGLAAAVRGEFQLYFSGWSGRPDPDGNTWAFLHSRGPQNDGRYSNAETDRLLDAQRQEMDEGKRKDLYRQLWEQAVDKDQARSYLWYIKNIAAHTSRVGGFRPHPDGLIRVQDLTLS; this comes from the coding sequence ATGAATCCTGTCATCACCCGGCGCGGCCTCGCGCCGCTGGCCCTCGGTGCCCTGGCCATCGCCTCGCCGGGCACGCGTCCCGCCGCCGCGCAGGGAGCGAAGCACTTCCGCCTCGGCCTGCGCGAGGACCCGGACATCCTCGATCCGACGCTCGCGCGTTCCCTGATGGGGCGCGTCGTCTTCGCCAGCCTCTTCGACAAGCTCTTCGACGTGGACGAGAAGCTGGAGATCGTGCCGCAGCTCGCCACCGGCCATCGCTGGGAGGACCCGCGGACGCTGATCATCCCGCTGCGTGAAGGGGTGAAGTTCCACGACGGCACGGCGATGGATGCGGAGGCGGTGCGCTATTCGCTGATGCGCCACCTGACCATGCAGGGCTCCTTCCGCCGTGGCGAGATCGGCACGATGGAGAGTGTCGAGGTGGTGGACCCGAAGACCGTCCGCATCCGGCTGAAGGAACCCTCCGCCGCCTTCCTGTCGCAGCTCACCGACCGCGCCGGCATGGTGGTCTCGCCCAAGGCGGCCGAGGCGGCGGGCAAGGATTTCGGCACGAAGCCCGTGGGCACCGGCCCCTTCCGCTTCGTCGAGCGCGTGGCGCAGGACCGCATCGTGGTCGAACGCAACCCGGACTACTGGGACGCGAAGCGCATCCACCTCGATCGCATCACCTATCAGGTGATCGTGGACAGCACGGTGCGCGTCGCCAACCTGCGCTCCGGGACGCTCGATCTCGTGGAAAGCGTCGCGCCGACCGATGTGAAGGAGGTGCAGGGCAACCGGAACCTGAAGGTCGCGGCCACGGACGGGCTCGGCTACTGGGGCATCACCTACAACATCGGCAATGGCGAGCAGGGCCGGACGCCGATCGGCCAGGATGCCCGCGTGCGCAAGGCCTTCGATCTCGCGCTGGACCGCGAGGCCATCATCCAGGTGGTCTATGAGGGGATGTTCACTCCCGCCACCCAGGCCGTGGCCCCCAACTCGCCCTACCACATCGCCGGGCGCAAGGTGCCGGCGCGGGATGTCGCCCGCGCGAAGCAGCTCCTGAAGGAAGCCGGCGTGCAGGCCCCGCTCAGCGTCGAGATCATGGTCGCCAACAACCCCGAGGCGCGGCAGGTGGCCGAGGTGATGCAGTCCATGGTCTCCGAGGCGGGCTTCGAGCTGAAGATCAAGGCGGTGGAATTCGCCTCCGGCCTCGCCGCCGCGGTGCGGGGCGAATTCCAGCTCTATTTCAGCGGCTGGTCGGGTCGCCCCGATCCGGACGGCAACACCTGGGCCTTCCTGCACAGCCGCGGGCCGCAGAACGACGGCCGGTACAGCAACGCGGAGACCGACCGGCTGCTCGACGCGCAGCGGCAGGAGATGGACGAGGGCAAGCGCAAGGACCTGTACCGCCAGCTCTGGGAGCAGGCGGTGGACAAGGACCAGGCGCGCTCCTACCTCTGGTACATCAAGAACATCGCCGCCCATACCAGTCGTGTCGGCGGCTTCAGGCCCCATCCGGACGGGCTGATCCGCGTGCAGGACCTCACCCTCTCGTAA
- a CDS encoding ABC transporter permease: MFGWLLRRLGQVVPTLLILSLLVFGLQQLMPGDPALIMAGEERGDPEVLAQIRAELMLDRPVWEQYLAWLFRLLHGDLGFSWRIRQPVTELILQKLPVTLQLGAMAFVIAVAIGVPLGALSAVKRDRPADWIANGLALAGISTPNFWLGIMMILLFSVQLGWLPPSGYVPLTEDWRQSLATTIMPAFVLGNSIAGVLMRHTRAAMLGALGQDYVRTARAKGLPERVVVGKHALRNALIPVVTLGTIELGKLLAGAVLTEQIFTIPGFGKLIVDAVFNRDYPVVQGVVVVTAVIFVLLSLLSDLLYMLINPRLRAA, encoded by the coding sequence ATGTTCGGCTGGCTGCTGCGGCGCCTGGGGCAGGTCGTCCCCACGCTGCTGATCCTGAGTCTCCTTGTCTTCGGCCTGCAGCAGCTCATGCCCGGCGACCCCGCCCTGATCATGGCGGGGGAGGAGCGGGGCGATCCCGAGGTGCTGGCGCAGATCCGGGCGGAGCTGATGCTCGACCGCCCGGTCTGGGAGCAATACCTCGCCTGGCTGTTCCGCCTGCTGCACGGCGATCTCGGCTTCTCCTGGCGCATCCGGCAGCCGGTCACGGAACTGATCCTGCAGAAGCTGCCGGTGACGCTGCAGCTCGGCGCCATGGCCTTCGTCATCGCGGTCGCCATCGGCGTGCCGCTCGGCGCGCTTTCCGCCGTGAAGCGCGACCGGCCGGCGGACTGGATCGCCAACGGGCTGGCCCTGGCGGGCATCTCCACGCCGAACTTCTGGCTGGGGATCATGATGATCCTGCTCTTCAGCGTGCAGCTCGGCTGGTTGCCGCCCTCCGGCTACGTGCCGCTGACCGAGGACTGGCGGCAGTCGCTCGCCACCACGATCATGCCGGCCTTCGTGCTGGGCAATTCCATCGCCGGCGTGCTGATGCGCCACACCCGCGCCGCCATGCTCGGCGCGCTGGGGCAGGACTATGTCCGCACCGCACGCGCCAAGGGCCTGCCGGAACGGGTGGTGGTGGGCAAGCACGCGCTGCGCAACGCGCTGATCCCGGTAGTGACGCTGGGCACGATCGAGCTCGGCAAGCTACTGGCCGGCGCGGTGCTGACCGAGCAGATCTTCACCATCCCCGGCTTCGGCAAGCTGATCGTGGATGCCGTCTTCAACCGCGACTACCCGGTGGTGCAGGGCGTGGTGGTGGTGACGGCGGTGATCTTCGTGCTGCTCTCCCTGCTCTCGGACCTGCTCTACATGCTGATCAATCCCAGGCTGCGCGCGGCATGA
- a CDS encoding ABC transporter permease: MSGVSVRRPGAAANPAATRRDSPGRRAVRRFLRHRLAVFGLAVIVLFVLAALLAPLVAPYDPAATSWSLIRKPPSLAHWFGTDENGRDVLSRVLWGARASLMAGGLSVAAALMVGVPLGMLAGLAGGWVDALISRITDAMLSVPFLILAIALAAFLGPALENAMLAIAISAAPIFVRLARGMAMEAKATEWVEAARALGNPPWRTAVVHVLPNIVPPLLVQATLAIAEAIIAEASLSFLGLGQQPPAPSWGSMLNAAQRFLSQAPWMAVYPGLAIFLVVLSFNLLGDGLRDALDPRAQRR; the protein is encoded by the coding sequence ATGAGCGGGGTTTCCGTCCGTCGCCCGGGCGCCGCCGCGAATCCCGCCGCCACGCGCCGCGACAGCCCGGGGCGGCGCGCGGTGCGCCGCTTCCTGCGGCACCGGCTGGCGGTCTTCGGCCTCGCCGTGATCGTGCTCTTCGTGCTGGCGGCCCTGCTGGCGCCGCTGGTCGCGCCCTATGACCCGGCCGCGACCTCCTGGTCGCTGATCCGCAAGCCGCCCTCGCTGGCGCACTGGTTCGGCACGGACGAGAACGGGCGCGACGTGCTCTCCCGGGTTCTCTGGGGCGCGCGGGCCTCGCTGATGGCGGGCGGGCTTTCCGTGGCGGCGGCGCTGATGGTGGGCGTGCCGCTGGGGATGCTGGCCGGGCTCGCGGGCGGCTGGGTCGATGCGCTGATCTCCCGCATCACCGATGCGATGCTCTCGGTGCCCTTCCTGATCCTGGCCATCGCGCTCGCAGCCTTTCTCGGCCCGGCGCTGGAGAACGCGATGCTGGCCATCGCCATCTCCGCCGCGCCGATCTTCGTGCGGCTGGCCCGCGGCATGGCGATGGAGGCGAAGGCCACCGAATGGGTGGAGGCGGCGCGCGCCCTGGGCAACCCGCCCTGGCGCACGGCGGTGGTGCATGTGCTGCCGAACATCGTGCCGCCGCTGCTGGTGCAGGCGACGCTGGCCATCGCGGAGGCCATCATCGCCGAGGCCTCGCTCTCCTTCCTGGGCCTGGGGCAGCAGCCGCCGGCGCCCTCCTGGGGCTCCATGCTGAACGCGGCGCAGCGCTTCCTGAGCCAGGCGCCCTGGATGGCGGTCTATCCCGGGCTGGCGATCTTCCTGGTGGTGCTGAGCTTCAACCTGCTGGGCGACGGGCTGCGCGACGCGCTGGACCCGCGGGCGCAGCGGCGTTGA
- a CDS encoding toxic anion resistance protein, producing the protein MSDPSEAQQRTVPARAAELARQIDLADPSSILRFGQEAQRQATVAADAMLGASRNDATGQAGDALSGLLSHLRGFDPGGGEERPGLLSRLMGRASSGTVGILQRYESVRGQVEAAGDLLQGHRTRLMEDVERLERLYGATLEWFHSLAEHIEAGEQVLHRTDTETVPKAEWEAEVAKDPLAPQRLRDLRAARDELDRRIHDLRLTRQIAMQALPGIRLIQENDKALASKIHSVLANTVPLWRAQLAQALAIQRMREAGGALQAATDLTNKLLTANAEALRQGNAQVRGEIERGVVDMDSLKQANAALIGTIEDSLRIAEEGRNRRLSAAAELEKAEAEIRRALIAAKVPPRNGGSPSSDDAVPQGNPRHG; encoded by the coding sequence ATGAGCGATCCATCGGAGGCGCAGCAGCGCACGGTTCCGGCGCGGGCGGCGGAGCTGGCGCGCCAGATCGACCTGGCCGATCCTTCCTCCATCCTTCGCTTTGGGCAGGAGGCGCAGCGGCAGGCCACGGTGGCGGCGGATGCCATGCTCGGCGCCTCCCGCAACGACGCGACCGGGCAGGCGGGCGATGCGCTGTCCGGCCTGCTGTCGCATCTGCGCGGCTTCGATCCCGGTGGCGGGGAGGAGAGGCCGGGGCTGCTGTCCCGTCTGATGGGGCGGGCGAGCAGCGGCACGGTCGGCATCCTGCAACGCTATGAGAGCGTGCGCGGACAGGTCGAGGCGGCGGGCGACCTGCTGCAGGGCCACCGCACCCGGCTGATGGAGGATGTGGAGCGGCTGGAGCGGCTCTATGGCGCCACGCTGGAATGGTTCCACTCGCTCGCGGAGCATATCGAGGCTGGCGAGCAGGTGTTGCACCGCACGGATACCGAGACCGTGCCGAAGGCCGAATGGGAGGCGGAGGTCGCCAAGGACCCACTGGCGCCGCAGCGCCTCCGCGACCTGCGCGCGGCGCGGGACGAGCTGGACCGGCGCATCCACGACCTGCGGCTGACGCGGCAGATCGCGATGCAGGCCCTGCCGGGTATCCGGCTGATCCAGGAAAACGACAAGGCGCTGGCCTCGAAGATCCATTCGGTGCTCGCCAACACGGTGCCGCTCTGGCGGGCGCAACTCGCCCAGGCGCTGGCGATCCAGCGGATGCGGGAGGCTGGCGGGGCGCTCCAGGCGGCGACCGACCTGACCAACAAGCTCCTCACTGCGAATGCCGAGGCGCTGCGCCAGGGCAATGCCCAGGTGCGGGGCGAGATCGAGCGCGGCGTGGTGGACATGGATTCGCTGAAGCAGGCGAATGCGGCGCTGATCGGCACGATCGAGGATTCGCTGCGGATCGCCGAGGAGGGACGCAACCGGCGCCTCTCGGCGGCGGCCGAGCTGGAGAAGGCCGAGGCCGAGATCCGCCGTGCGCTGATCGCCGCGAAGGTGCCGCCCAGGAACGGTGGTTCACCATCTTCCGACGACGCCGTGCCGCAGGGGAATCCGCGGCACGGGTGA
- a CDS encoding YidB family protein: protein MSGTTPSDTPAGGAGISQIHEIMSSLMGGRTDSAGVQDLVDRLRQGGMHSQVESWVGTGENQPADGSSIERAFGSSTIDNVASRFGMTHQQLVSLLVMALPMILNYLTPKGSVPTSEAEMPQGGLQGGLGSIFSSILGGLGGGSTSSHPQSGPQGTAGQGSSAGDIVGGLLRSVLGGQRGG, encoded by the coding sequence ATGAGTGGAACGACGCCTAGCGACACCCCGGCTGGCGGTGCCGGCATCTCCCAGATCCACGAGATCATGTCCTCCCTCATGGGCGGACGAACGGACAGCGCCGGCGTGCAGGATCTCGTGGACCGCCTGCGCCAGGGCGGCATGCACAGCCAGGTGGAATCCTGGGTCGGAACGGGCGAGAACCAGCCCGCCGACGGCAGCTCCATCGAACGGGCCTTCGGCAGCTCTACCATCGACAATGTCGCCTCCCGCTTCGGGATGACGCACCAGCAGCTCGTCTCCCTTCTGGTGATGGCGCTGCCGATGATCCTGAACTACCTCACCCCGAAAGGCAGCGTGCCGACCAGCGAGGCCGAGATGCCCCAGGGCGGGCTGCAAGGCGGCCTGGGCAGCATCTTCAGCAGCATCCTGGGCGGGTTGGGGGGCGGCTCCACCTCCAGCCATCCCCAGAGCGGCCCTCAGGGTACCGCCGGGCAAGGCAGCTCGGCCGGTGATATCGTGGGCGGCCTCCTGCGCTCGGTGCTGGGCGGCCAGCGCGGCGGCTGA
- a CDS encoding CHAP domain-containing protein: protein MALTLPGGAEAAQQKGAKAARHGTTAHVAKTLNVTPNFRNTSLKARSSRVHEGTVRNAMFTGSISCVPYARMVSGIQVTGNGYQWWGNAAGLYERGQRPEPGSVLAFRSSGGMRLGHVAVVQRIVNGREIEIEHANWEGPGIRKGTVMRNVSVIDVSPRNDWTAVRVQVGRSDESFGRVYPTYGFIHNRPIGASPRINYARSQGFEEVAEAPASNRPLDITVRNTGR from the coding sequence TTGGCCCTCACCCTTCCGGGTGGTGCGGAAGCGGCACAGCAGAAGGGCGCGAAAGCCGCCCGCCACGGCACCACGGCGCATGTCGCCAAGACCCTGAATGTCACCCCGAACTTCCGCAACACGTCGCTGAAGGCGCGTTCCTCCCGTGTCCATGAGGGCACGGTCCGCAACGCCATGTTCACCGGCAGCATCTCCTGCGTCCCCTATGCCCGGATGGTGTCGGGCATCCAGGTCACCGGGAACGGCTACCAATGGTGGGGCAATGCGGCGGGCCTCTACGAGCGCGGCCAGCGCCCCGAGCCCGGCTCTGTCCTGGCCTTCCGCTCCTCCGGCGGCATGCGCCTCGGCCATGTGGCGGTGGTGCAGCGGATCGTGAACGGGCGCGAGATCGAGATCGAGCACGCGAACTGGGAAGGCCCCGGCATCCGCAAGGGCACGGTGATGCGCAACGTCTCGGTGATCGACGTTTCTCCGCGCAATGACTGGACCGCCGTGCGGGTGCAGGTCGGCCGCAGCGACGAGAGCTTCGGCCGCGTCTATCCGACCTACGGCTTCATCCACAACCGCCCGATCGGCGCCTCCCCCCGCATCAACTACGCCCGTTCCCAGGGCTTCGAGGAAGTGGCCGAGGCGCCCGCCTCGAACCGCCCGTTGGACATCACGGTGCGCAACACCGGCCGCTGA
- a CDS encoding RidA family protein, with protein MSKINRHGNNPVLSNAVEYHNFVFLAGVTADDLSQDVVGQTKQILARIDELLEVYGTDKTRLLQAQVWLKDIRDRDALNKEWVSWLPEGGAPVRACVEANMADPRHLVEIMITACR; from the coding sequence ATGAGCAAGATCAACCGCCACGGCAACAACCCGGTGCTGTCCAACGCCGTCGAGTACCACAACTTCGTGTTCCTGGCCGGCGTCACCGCCGATGACCTTTCCCAGGACGTGGTCGGACAGACCAAGCAGATCCTGGCCCGGATCGACGAGCTGCTGGAAGTGTACGGCACCGACAAGACCCGCCTGCTTCAGGCCCAGGTGTGGCTGAAGGACATTCGCGACCGCGATGCCCTGAACAAGGAGTGGGTGTCGTGGCTGCCGGAAGGCGGCGCACCGGTCCGCGCCTGCGTGGAAGCCAACATGGCCGACCCGCGCCATCTCGTGGAGATCATGATCACAGCCTGCCGCTGA
- a CDS encoding sugar kinase → MAAELLCLGEPMWELNQQSKATDGRPLYLEGHGGDASNAAIAAARAGASVGFLGAIGQDRPGDSFMALWQGEGIDTSTVLRSPEAPTGLYIVTHGETGHEFTYYRSGSASARYRPEDLPEQAIRAAKILHLTGISLAISSSACDAALQAAEIAREAGVKVSVDTNLRLRLWPLARATAIIHAAIERADIALPSYDDATHLTGLEDPDAIADFYLKLCPLVLLKLGKDGSIVATRDGRTRVPGRPVKAVDATGAGDTFAGNVLARLLAGDGPEEATRYANAAAALSTTGYGAVAPMPRREDVLAFLKQD, encoded by the coding sequence ATGGCCGCCGAACTCCTCTGCCTGGGCGAGCCGATGTGGGAGCTCAACCAGCAATCCAAGGCCACCGACGGCCGCCCGCTCTATCTGGAAGGCCATGGCGGCGATGCCTCCAACGCCGCCATCGCGGCCGCGCGCGCCGGTGCCTCGGTGGGCTTCCTGGGTGCCATCGGCCAGGACCGCCCGGGCGACAGCTTCATGGCGCTCTGGCAGGGCGAGGGCATCGACACCTCCACGGTGCTGCGCAGCCCCGAGGCGCCGACCGGCCTCTACATCGTCACGCATGGCGAGACGGGACACGAGTTCACCTATTACCGCAGCGGTTCCGCCTCCGCCCGCTACCGCCCGGAGGACCTTCCGGAGCAGGCGATCCGCGCCGCGAAGATCCTGCACCTGACCGGCATCAGCCTGGCGATCTCGTCCAGCGCCTGCGACGCGGCGCTGCAGGCCGCCGAGATCGCACGGGAGGCCGGGGTGAAGGTCTCGGTGGACACCAACCTCCGCTTGCGCCTCTGGCCACTGGCCCGTGCCACGGCGATCATCCACGCCGCCATCGAGCGGGCCGACATCGCCCTGCCCTCCTATGACGATGCGACGCATCTCACCGGGCTGGAGGATCCGGACGCCATCGCGGATTTCTACCTGAAGCTCTGCCCGCTGGTGCTGCTGAAGCTCGGCAAGGACGGCTCCATCGTCGCGACGCGGGACGGCCGGACCCGCGTCCCCGGACGGCCGGTGAAGGCCGTGGACGCCACCGGCGCGGGCGATACCTTCGCCGGCAATGTCCTGGCGCGGCTCCTGGCCGGCGACGGGCCGGAGGAGGCGACGCGCTATGCCAACGCGGCGGCAGCGCTCTCCACCACCGGCTATGGCGCAGTCGCCCCGATGCCACGCCGCGAGGATGTGCTGGCCTTCCTGAAGCAGGACTGA
- a CDS encoding bifunctional 4-hydroxy-2-oxoglutarate aldolase/2-dehydro-3-deoxy-phosphogluconate aldolase gives MSHPLIAQLEAARIVPVVRTRDTAHAATAVAWLRETGITVFEITMTVPGAVDLIRELSAEPGLLVGAGTVPDAATAEACLAAGARFIVAPWVDSSLAPPCREAGACLMLGAVTPTEVRAALAAGTDVVKVFPAASSGGPGHVKALRSVFPQVTFCPTGGVDARNAPDYLAAGAAFVGMGGKLVDESLIAKGDRAAVQDAARAALGIIQA, from the coding sequence ATGAGCCATCCCCTGATCGCCCAGCTCGAAGCCGCCCGGATCGTGCCCGTGGTGCGCACCCGCGACACCGCCCACGCGGCCACGGCAGTCGCCTGGCTGCGGGAGACGGGCATCACCGTCTTCGAGATCACCATGACCGTCCCCGGCGCCGTGGACCTGATCCGCGAGCTCTCGGCGGAACCCGGCCTGCTGGTCGGCGCCGGCACGGTGCCCGATGCCGCCACGGCCGAGGCCTGCCTCGCCGCCGGGGCACGCTTCATCGTGGCGCCCTGGGTCGATTCCAGCCTCGCCCCGCCCTGCCGCGAGGCCGGCGCCTGCCTGATGCTGGGCGCGGTGACGCCGACCGAGGTGCGCGCCGCCCTGGCCGCCGGGACGGATGTGGTGAAGGTCTTCCCTGCGGCCTCCTCGGGCGGCCCCGGCCATGTGAAGGCGCTGCGCTCCGTCTTCCCGCAGGTCACCTTCTGCCCGACCGGCGGTGTCGATGCCCGAAACGCGCCGGACTATCTGGCGGCCGGCGCGGCCTTCGTGGGCATGGGCGGAAAGCTCGTGGACGAGTCCCTGATCGCCAAGGGCGATCGTGCGGCGGTGCAGGACGCCGCCCGCGCCGCGCTCGGCATCATCCAGGCCTGA
- a CDS encoding DUF3429 domain-containing protein has protein sequence MPFFGLAMLSLSGEAWARPPLLFYGATILSFLGAIHWGATLRAPESEAGWDWPRLTLGVLPPLLAWIALLLPPYWMALLLILGLMLTVIVESWAARFHAIAPRSWLRLRWLLSIGASASLLFGALLLL, from the coding sequence GTGCCCTTCTTCGGGCTGGCCATGCTCTCGCTGTCCGGCGAGGCCTGGGCGCGGCCACCGCTGCTCTTTTACGGCGCCACCATCCTGTCCTTCCTCGGCGCCATCCATTGGGGTGCCACCCTGCGGGCCCCCGAGAGCGAGGCGGGGTGGGACTGGCCACGCCTGACCCTCGGGGTCCTGCCGCCGCTGCTGGCCTGGATCGCGCTGCTGCTGCCGCCCTACTGGATGGCCCTCCTCCTTATCCTCGGCCTGATGCTCACGGTGATCGTGGAATCCTGGGCGGCGCGCTTCCATGCCATCGCGCCGCGAAGCTGGCTCCGGTTGCGCTGGCTGCTGTCGATCGGCGCCTCGGCCTCGCTCCTCTTCGGCGCGCTGCTTCTATTATGA